The Mangrovivirga cuniculi genomic sequence CAAAAAAATCGGTCTTAAAGAAGTTAATTGAAAGTGAAAATGATGTAAACACGCTTGAGAAAATCGGCAACATTTTAGGTGATGATGCTGATTCAACAGCATTAAAGGGAGGCCACAGCCGTCGTACCCTTACGCAAAGCGGGCGCCTGCTTAGCTTACGCGAAACAGACGATTATCTCAGCAGAAGACACGGACTGTAATTTTTTAAAAAGAAAATTAAACCCTGGCAGCTATAGCTTGTCAGGGTTTTTTTATGGATAATTGTAAGGTTAAAAAAGCGGATTTAGAAATTCTTTTATGCAACCGATTGAACTTCTATCATAAATTTTATCATAAGCTTTGGTTTCAGATAAATTAGTCCTACTTTTGCAGTCAAATTTTAAGGTTGCAGTTTCTTAATATTTAGAACATACAATGGCAAATATTGGTAAAGTATCCCAGGTTATTGGTCCGGTAGTGGATGTTAGCTTCGAGGGAGGAAAACTTCCTGACATATTCGATGCACTCGAAGTAACGATGCCTAACGGGCAAAAAAACATTCTAGAAGTACAGTTACACTTAGGTGAAGATCGCGTGAGAACTATCGCGATGGACGGAACAGAAGGACTTTTAAGAGGTCTTGAAGTTGTTGACACCGGTGCTAACATTTCGATGCCGATCGGAGAAGATATTAAAGGACGTCTTTTCAACGTAGTAGGAGAGGCTATCGATGGTATCAAACAACCTGAAGGTAATAATAAACTACCTATTCACAGAGATGCTCCAGAGTTTGAAAATCTTTCAACTTCCTCTGAAGTACTTTATACTGGTATTAAAGTAATTGACCTTATCGAGCCTTATTCAAAAGGTGGTAAGATCGGATTGTTCGGTGGTGCCGGTGTAGGTAAAACCGTACTTATTCAGGAGTTGATCAACAACATTGCAAAAGGACACGGTGGTCTTTCTGTATTTGCAGGTGTTGGTGAGCGTACTCGTGAAGGAAATGACCTTCTTAGAGAGATGATCGAAGCTGGTATCGTAAAATACGGTGAAGGTTTCCTTGAGTCAATGGAAGAAGGTGGCTGGGATCTTAGTAAAGTAGATCACAGCGAATTAAAAGAATCGAAAGCAACTTTCGTATTCGGTCAGATGAACGAACCTCCAGGGGCTCGTGCTCGTGTGGCACTTTCAGGTCTTACTCTTGCTGAGTATTTCCGTGATGGAGAAAATCCAGGTGAAGGTCAGGGTAGAGATATTCTTTTCTTCATTGATAATATATTCCGATTCACTCAGGCAGGTTCTGAGGTATCTGCACTTCTTGGTCGTATGCCATCTGCTGTGGGTTACCAGCCGACACTTGCTACTGAAATGGGGGCGATGCAGGAACGAATTACTTCGACAAAAAATGGTTCAATTACTTCGGTTCAGGCTGTTTATGTACCTGCCGATGACTTGACTGACCCTGCTCCGGCAACTACTTTCGCTCACCTTGATGCGACAACAGTACTTTCAAGAAAGATTTCTGAGCTTGGTATTTACCCTGCTGTGGATCCATTGGATTCAACTTCAAGAATTCTTTCACCTGATGTAGTTGGAAATGAGCATTATGATTGTGCTCAGAGAGTAAAAGAGATTCTTCAGCGTTACAAAGAACTTCAGGATATCATTGCAATTCTTGGTATGGAAGAACTTTCTGAAGAAGATAAAATGGTTGTTCACAGAGCAAGACGTGTTCAGAGATTCTTATCTCAACCATTCCACGTAGCAGAGCAGTTTACTGGTCTTAAGGGAGTGTTGGTTGATATTAAGGACACTATCAAAGGATTTAACATGATCATTGATGGTGAGCTTGATCATCTTCCTGAAATGTCATTCAACCTTGTTGGTGGTATCGAAGAAGCTATCGAGAAGGGTGAAAAAATGCTCGCTGAGACAAAATAAATTTAATAACGCAAAACAAGAATCGCTGATTCTTGTTTTCTTATACTGTGGAAGATATGTATCTAGAAATAGTAACACCTGACGAAAAGATCTTTGAAGGAGCAGTATTATCTGCTACTTTCCCGGGATCTAAAGGGTCTTTTCAAGTCTTAAATAATCACGCTCCGATAATTAGTTCATTAGACAAAGGAACTCTGTCTTATGTAACTAAGGACAATAACAATCATGAGATCACTGTTGACGGTGGTGTTGTGGAGGTTGCAAGTAATAGAGTTGTGGTTTTGGCTGAAAAAGTTATTCAGGAATAAGAATTACAATATCATTTGATAATAAAAAAGACCGATGATCATTCATCGGTCTTTTTGTTTTTTTTACCTTTCCCGGTCATTCTTCTAAACATCTTCTTTTCAAATTCCCAAAAGAATTTAAATTGACCGAATAAAAATGCATAAGCCAGTAATAATATCTGGTAGTTGATAAATGTGATTATAATTAAAAATGGGATCTTAACCCACCACGATGTTTCCGGTCCAAAACCTGCAATATCCAGCATGAATTTTTTCAGGTAAACTGCAGTGCTTCCGGTTAGAGCAAAGACAATTAATACTATCGCTACCTGCTTACCACTTTTTAAATTCCAGTGTTTCTGTAATTTTTTAAACCATTTCATTGGATAATATTTTCTATTGGGATCTCGATCTCACCCGGCTTTAACATCGCATTGATCAAACAAACACTTTCAAATTCTCCTATGTTTTCTACATTTATATCTTTTTCAGATATATAACCGTTTTCCAGTAAATACTGTCTGCGCGTACCGGCTAACAATGGAGTTTCAGGAGTGAAGTACATCCCTTTCTTTTTAAATAACAGATTTGAATAGGAGCTGTCTGTCACTTTTCCATCTATGACAATAATTATATCCTGAGCCGGCTCTTTAAGGTTATATAGTTCAGAAAGACTCTCCCGGTTTTCAAATTTAAAGGAATAATCGAAGGATGAAGATTCTATTAATTTCAAACTATCGATTTTTTTTGGTGAATATTCGATTATTGAAAAGTCTTCTGGTTTTTCATTGTAAACTATCCTCACCTTGTATCGGTTTCCATCCTGTGGTAGCTCTTTAAAGGTTAAAAAATTGTTAAGGTCAAAAGGATTTTGTCCAGGGTAAAAATGCTCAAAAGTACGATTAACCCTTTCCTGATGGTGCTTCAAAAGAGGGAAGTCATAATCTTCAAAACAGATGGATTCAATAAACCGGAACATAGATTTTATTCAAGACTTCTTCGTATTCGGTTTGGGCTTCACTTAAATGTGTAATGCCCCCGCCGCTGCGAAAATACAATTTTCCGTTTATATCTTTTTCAATAAAACGGATCAATACACAGCTATCAAAGTTTTTACCATCATAAATCCCCGCCACCCCGGTATAGTAGCCCCGGTCTGTTGATTCGGCCTTCTTTATTATTTCAAGTGTTTTCTTTTTTGGGGCGCCACTTATAGAGCCGGCAGGAAGCATTGAAAAAATTATTGAGCCTATATTTTTATACCAGTTCTCACCCAGTAGTGTGGATATTTGAGAGGACATTTGTAATAATTTCCCGCGGTGAGTGTTGAGTACATCCAGGTATTTAAATTTTGTTACTTCAACTTTTTTCCCAAGAATGCTCATGTCATTCCGTATCAAGTCAACAATGGTGACATGCTCTGCAGTTTCCTTGTGATCATTCAACAAACGTTCAGCATCTTTGTCATTCTTTAATACTCTTGTACCCTTCATTGGATACGAATGCATTTTATCTCCCTGGATCTTAATAAATGTTTCCGGTGAAAAGCTGATGAATTTATCTCGAAGCCATAGCTTGTATTTTGCTTTAGCACATTCAATAATTTCTTCCAGGGTATAATTTGAGGTGATTTCCGATCTGAAGGTCAGGTTGAGCAGATAGCTGTTGCCTTTAAATATTTCATTTTTGACGAGATCAAAAGCTTTATTAAACTCAGCAAAGCTAACGGGATTGAAGTCGAATGTTAAAGGAGTTGAACTGTGTGAAGAAAGCTGTTCAACATTTTTTACTCCATTAAAGTTAAAAGCTATTTCTTTAGGATTTATATCCTTGAGTGGTAGACAAATCGGATGATTGTGTTCGAAATCTATAAGGAAGAAAAATGGAATATGGCGGCTGCCAAAACTATTCATTTGATCAATAGTTCGATTGACAGCCTCCATGTTGCCAATTTCTAGAAGAGGCAGTTTTCTTGTCTTCTGGTATCGATTATCGATGATATTTTCCAGTTTCCGTCAATTTTTACTAGTTCGAACACATTAACACCACAATGGCTGAACTGTTCTCCGATATAGAATTTATAAGGAACCCAAGCTGAAGCTAGTGGTCCATCAATTTTTATTTCCAGGTTATCGATAACTTCGTTATACACTTCATCATGTGGAGTGCCAACTGCAACAGCGAAATCATTCAAGGATCCCGAGTGAAGGAGAACCTTGCCTTCTTTTTATAAACGGTTTTCATAGCAGGTTGCTTGATAAAGTATGTTACAAGAACTGTACTGTCGCCTGCTCTCATGGCATCAAAAACCTTATGGATAACCTCATCTACTTTTTCTTCATCGCTTTGAGCATTCGCAAAAGATAAACTGGTAAGTAATAATGCTAGTATAAATATATTTTTCATATTTAAATTGATTTTTAATGCATTATACTTATCAAGAGATTTAAAGTCTACAAAGTTTCTGTGAGCGGTTTTAGAGATTTCCAAAGATCATTGCCTGGAACCTCGGCTCTGATCTCAACATGTTCTTTTTTAACAGGATGTTGGAAACTAAGCTTGAAACCGTGAAGGGCAATGTCGGTTCCCGGGTTTTTTATTGTCGATCCATATTTTACATCTCCCTGAATCGGGCAGCCCATGCTACTCAACTGAACCCTTATCTGATGTGGTCTACCGGTCTCTGGTTTTACCTCCAATAAATATTTATCAGCGATCCTGCCCACAAACTTATAGGATAACACAGCTTTTTTAGCCCCTTTTTTAGGTTTGATATGAGCGTGAGTTTTGTTTTTTGCAGTGTCTTTTAGCAAATAGTGCTCAAGGGTGCCTTCTTGATTTTCCGGAAGCTTATTTACTATCGCCAGGTATGTTTTGTCAACCTTTCTTTCTTTAAAAACTTCGTTCATACGAGAAAGCCCCTTACTGGTCTTGGCCATTAATACCAGGCCACTTACCGGCCTGTCAAGACGGTGTATAACACCCAGGTACACAGCGCCGGGTTTGTTGTATTCAACCTTAATAAAGTCTTTGACAGCTTCTTCTAAAGTCGGGTCCTCTGTTCTGTCTGAATGGACTAACACCCCTGATGGTTTATTTACTGCAATCAGGTGATTGTCCTCATATATAATTTCAATGTGCTTTCCTTTTCTGGCCATATCTTAAAATTCAGAAGTGAAGTGTACCTTAATATCAGGGAAATTATCCTGGATCATCTGTAACCATGCTTTGGATTCTGCCATAAATACATATTTACCATCTTTG encodes the following:
- a CDS encoding DUF6787 family protein, whose protein sequence is MKWFKKLQKHWNLKSGKQVAIVLIVFALTGSTAVYLKKFMLDIAGFGPETSWWVKIPFLIIITFINYQILLLAYAFLFGQFKFFWEFEKKMFRRMTGKGKKNKKTDE
- the atpC gene encoding ATP synthase F1 subunit epsilon; translated protein: MYLEIVTPDEKIFEGAVLSATFPGSKGSFQVLNNHAPIISSLDKGTLSYVTKDNNNHEITVDGGVVEVASNRVVVLAEKVIQE
- the atpD gene encoding F0F1 ATP synthase subunit beta, with product MANIGKVSQVIGPVVDVSFEGGKLPDIFDALEVTMPNGQKNILEVQLHLGEDRVRTIAMDGTEGLLRGLEVVDTGANISMPIGEDIKGRLFNVVGEAIDGIKQPEGNNKLPIHRDAPEFENLSTSSEVLYTGIKVIDLIEPYSKGGKIGLFGGAGVGKTVLIQELINNIAKGHGGLSVFAGVGERTREGNDLLREMIEAGIVKYGEGFLESMEEGGWDLSKVDHSELKESKATFVFGQMNEPPGARARVALSGLTLAEYFRDGENPGEGQGRDILFFIDNIFRFTQAGSEVSALLGRMPSAVGYQPTLATEMGAMQERITSTKNGSITSVQAVYVPADDLTDPAPATTFAHLDATTVLSRKISELGIYPAVDPLDSTSRILSPDVVGNEHYDCAQRVKEILQRYKELQDIIAILGMEELSEEDKMVVHRARRVQRFLSQPFHVAEQFTGLKGVLVDIKDTIKGFNMIIDGELDHLPEMSFNLVGGIEEAIEKGEKMLAETK
- a CDS encoding aminodeoxychorismate synthase component I, which codes for MEAVNRTIDQMNSFGSRHIPFFFLIDFEHNHPICLPLKDINPKEIAFNFNGVKNVEQLSSHSSTPLTFDFNPVSFAEFNKAFDLVKNEIFKGNSYLLNLTFRSEITSNYTLEEIIECAKAKYKLWLRDKFISFSPETFIKIQGDKMHSYPMKGTRVLKNDKDAERLLNDHKETAEHVTIVDLIRNDMSILGKKVEVTKFKYLDVLNTHRGKLLQMSSQISTLLGENWYKNIGSIIFSMLPAGSISGAPKKKTLEIIKKAESTDRGYYTGVAGIYDGKNFDSCVLIRFIEKDINGKLYFRSGGGITHLSEAQTEYEEVLNKIYVPVY
- a CDS encoding aminotransferase class IV; amino-acid sequence: MFRFIESICFEDYDFPLLKHHQERVNRTFEHFYPGQNPFDLNNFLTFKELPQDGNRYKVRIVYNEKPEDFSIIEYSPKKIDSLKLIESSSFDYSFKFENRESLSELYNLKEPAQDIIIVIDGKVTDSSYSNLLFKKKGMYFTPETPLLAGTRRQYLLENGYISEKDINVENIGEFESVCLINAMLKPGEIEIPIENIIQ
- a CDS encoding RluA family pseudouridine synthase — translated: MARKGKHIEIIYEDNHLIAVNKPSGVLVHSDRTEDPTLEEAVKDFIKVEYNKPGAVYLGVIHRLDRPVSGLVLMAKTSKGLSRMNEVFKERKVDKTYLAIVNKLPENQEGTLEHYLLKDTAKNKTHAHIKPKKGAKKAVLSYKFVGRIADKYLLEVKPETGRPHQIRVQLSSMGCPIQGDVKYGSTIKNPGTDIALHGFKLSFQHPVKKEHVEIRAEVPGNDLWKSLKPLTETL